Proteins co-encoded in one Stomoxys calcitrans chromosome 5, idStoCalc2.1, whole genome shotgun sequence genomic window:
- the LOC106085267 gene encoding E3 SUMO-protein ligase PIAS2 isoform X4, which translates to MRKTRSQTHAENAVLSGSATSSSRSGVVSSSTPSNNPAPSSQQQYQINSSNTQKRSNTQTQSASVSSFVDPSRLKECEEMLSLLRVVELQKILSYLNISFAGRKVDYQRSIIALLRTKFDLVAPKIREVYTQSIVEQQSNQFGPPDPKRMHTPMHMQTHAGMIAAASGAPVGGAQQILNPANVAGMQPGVPQGNNVVPFMHAIPTQMPIHPDVRLKKLAFYDVLGTLIKPSSLVPRNAQRIQEVPFYFTLTPTQATDIASNRDIRNSSKIEHAIQVQLRFCLLETSCDQEDCFPPSVSVKVNNKLCQLPNVIPTNRPNVEPKRPPRPVNVTSNVKLSPTVTNTITVQWCPDYTRGYCIAVYLVKKLTSAQLLQRMKQKGVKPADYTRGLIKEKLTEDADCEIATTMLKVSLNCPLGKMKMSIPCRASTCSHLQCFDASLYLQMNERKPTWNCPVCDKPAVYDNLVIDGYFQEVLASNLLKPDDTEIQLHKDGSWSTHSLRNEGQVLDTPTKPVEKVEVISDDIELITTEDVKPVKAAPASVTITATEQPSSTTNSETVDLTLSDSDDDLPLAKRRPIAKQNAQQPGATSTMNGNGGGNQRGIYMPPKNENEIISLDSPSPPSSPVQVTIGNLKRN; encoded by the exons ATGCGTAAGACGCGTTCTCAAACCCATGCAGAAAACGCCGTACTCTCGGGCAGCGCCACGAGCAGTTCGCGTTCCGGAGTGGTATCCTCGTCCACGCCGTCAAATAATCCAGCGCCTTCATCTCAACAACAATACCAAATTAACTCCAGCAATACACAGAAGCGAAGTAATACTCAAACACAGTCGGCGTCCGTATCTAGTTTCGTTGATCCATCTCGCCTTAAG gAATGTGAGGAGATGCTAAGTCTTCTTCGTGTGGTTGAACTACAAAAGATActatcatatttgaatatttccTTTGCGGGACGAAAAGTAGATTACCAAAGAAGTATAATAGCTTTGCTGCGCACCAAGTTCGATTTAGTAGCTCCAAAAATTCGCGAAGTCTATACACAATCTAT AGTTGAACAGCAGTCCAATCAGTTTGGCCCTCCAGACCCTAAAAGAATGCATACACCAATGCACATGCAAACACATGCAGGTATGATTGCTGCAGCTTCCGGCGCTCCTGTGGGCGGTGCACAACAAATATTAAATCCAGCAAACGTAGCTGGTATGCAACCTGGTGTCCCACAGGGCAACAATGTGGTGCCATTTATGCACGCCATACCCACACAGATGCCTATACACCCGGATGTACGTTTAAAAAAGCTTGCATTTTATGATGTTCTGGGCACTTTGATTAAACCATCCTCGCTGGTACCACGCAATGCCCAACGCATACAAGAAGTTCCATTTTATTTCACACTGACGCCAACACAAGCTACAGATATCGCATCGAATCGTGACATACGCAACAGCTCGAAAATCGAACACGCCATACAAGTGCAATTGAGATTTTGTTTGCTAGAAACATCCTGTGATCAAGAGGACTGTTTTCCACCGAGTGTTAGTGTTAAGGTCAATAACAAACTGTGTCAACTGCCG AATGTCATTCCAACTAATCGTCCAAATGTGGAACCTAAGCGACCACCCAGGCCAGTTAATGTTACATCAAATGTTAAACTTTCACCCACAGTCACCAATACGATAACGGTACAGTGGTGTCCCGACTACACACGAGGCTACTGCATTGCTGTATATTTAGTTAAAAAGTTGACTTCGGCCCAGTTGTTGCAAAGAATGAAACAGAAAGGCGTTAAACCTGCGGATTATACCAGAGGTTTAA TCAAAGAGAAACTGACTGAAGATGCTGATTGTGAAATTGCCACCACAATGCTGAAGGTCTCTTTGAATTGTCCTTTGGGTAAAATGAAGATGTCCATACCATGTCGTGCTTCAACATGCTCACATTTGCAATGTTTCGATGCAAGTCTCTACCTGCAAATGAATGAACGCAAACCCACATGGAATTGTCCAGTGTGCGATAAACCTGCTGTTTATGATAATCTTGTTATTGATGG CTACTTCCAAGAAGTGTTGGCGTCAAATCTCCTTAAACCAGACGATACTGAAATACAACTACACAAAGATGGTTCGTGGAGTACTCATAGTCTACGAAATGAAGGACAAGTCTTGGACACCCCGACTAAACCCGTGGAAAAAGTTGAAGTTATTTCGGATGATATAG AATTAATCACCACAGAGGATGTTAAACCAGTGAAGGCGGCTCCTGCTTCTGTCACAATAACTGCAACTGAGCAACCTTCTTCAACTACAAATAGTGAGACC GTTGATCTAACCCTTAGTGACTCAGACGATGATTTACCATTGGCCAAGCGTCGCCCGATTGCCAAGCAAAATGCACAACAACCAGGTGCAACGTCGACGATGAATGGTAATGGCGGTGGTAATCAAAGAGGCATATATATGCCACCAAAAAATG
- the LOC106085267 gene encoding E3 SUMO-protein ligase PIAS2 isoform X6, producing the protein MRKTRSQTHAENAVLSGSATSSSRSGVVSSSTPSNNPAPSSQQQYQINSSNTQKRSNTQTQSASVSSFVDPSRLKECEEMLSLLRVVELQKILSYLNISFAGRKVDYQRSIIALLRTKFDLVAPKIREVYTQSIVEQQSNQFGPPDPKRMHTPMHMQTHAGMIAAASGAPVGGAQQILNPANVAGMQPGVPQGNNVVPFMHAIPTQMPIHPDVRLKKLAFYDVLGTLIKPSSLVPRNAQRIQEVPFYFTLTPTQATDIASNRDIRNSSKIEHAIQVQLRFCLLETSCDQEDCFPPSVSVKVNNKLCQLPNVIPTNRPNVEPKRPPRPVNVTSNVKLSPTVTNTITVQWCPDYTRGYCIAVYLVKKLTSAQLLQRMKQKGVKPADYTRGLIKEKLTEDADCEIATTMLKVSLNCPLGKMKMSIPCRASTCSHLQCFDASLYLQMNERKPTWNCPVCDKPAVYDNLVIDGYFQEVLASNLLKPDDTEIQLHKDGSWSTHSLRNEGQVLDTPTKPVEKVEVISDDIELITTEDVKPVKAAPASVTITATEQPSSTTNSETVDLTLSDSDDDLPLAKRRPIAKQNAQQPGATSTMNGNGGGNQRGIYMPPKNEKL; encoded by the exons ATGCGTAAGACGCGTTCTCAAACCCATGCAGAAAACGCCGTACTCTCGGGCAGCGCCACGAGCAGTTCGCGTTCCGGAGTGGTATCCTCGTCCACGCCGTCAAATAATCCAGCGCCTTCATCTCAACAACAATACCAAATTAACTCCAGCAATACACAGAAGCGAAGTAATACTCAAACACAGTCGGCGTCCGTATCTAGTTTCGTTGATCCATCTCGCCTTAAG gAATGTGAGGAGATGCTAAGTCTTCTTCGTGTGGTTGAACTACAAAAGATActatcatatttgaatatttccTTTGCGGGACGAAAAGTAGATTACCAAAGAAGTATAATAGCTTTGCTGCGCACCAAGTTCGATTTAGTAGCTCCAAAAATTCGCGAAGTCTATACACAATCTAT AGTTGAACAGCAGTCCAATCAGTTTGGCCCTCCAGACCCTAAAAGAATGCATACACCAATGCACATGCAAACACATGCAGGTATGATTGCTGCAGCTTCCGGCGCTCCTGTGGGCGGTGCACAACAAATATTAAATCCAGCAAACGTAGCTGGTATGCAACCTGGTGTCCCACAGGGCAACAATGTGGTGCCATTTATGCACGCCATACCCACACAGATGCCTATACACCCGGATGTACGTTTAAAAAAGCTTGCATTTTATGATGTTCTGGGCACTTTGATTAAACCATCCTCGCTGGTACCACGCAATGCCCAACGCATACAAGAAGTTCCATTTTATTTCACACTGACGCCAACACAAGCTACAGATATCGCATCGAATCGTGACATACGCAACAGCTCGAAAATCGAACACGCCATACAAGTGCAATTGAGATTTTGTTTGCTAGAAACATCCTGTGATCAAGAGGACTGTTTTCCACCGAGTGTTAGTGTTAAGGTCAATAACAAACTGTGTCAACTGCCG AATGTCATTCCAACTAATCGTCCAAATGTGGAACCTAAGCGACCACCCAGGCCAGTTAATGTTACATCAAATGTTAAACTTTCACCCACAGTCACCAATACGATAACGGTACAGTGGTGTCCCGACTACACACGAGGCTACTGCATTGCTGTATATTTAGTTAAAAAGTTGACTTCGGCCCAGTTGTTGCAAAGAATGAAACAGAAAGGCGTTAAACCTGCGGATTATACCAGAGGTTTAA TCAAAGAGAAACTGACTGAAGATGCTGATTGTGAAATTGCCACCACAATGCTGAAGGTCTCTTTGAATTGTCCTTTGGGTAAAATGAAGATGTCCATACCATGTCGTGCTTCAACATGCTCACATTTGCAATGTTTCGATGCAAGTCTCTACCTGCAAATGAATGAACGCAAACCCACATGGAATTGTCCAGTGTGCGATAAACCTGCTGTTTATGATAATCTTGTTATTGATGG CTACTTCCAAGAAGTGTTGGCGTCAAATCTCCTTAAACCAGACGATACTGAAATACAACTACACAAAGATGGTTCGTGGAGTACTCATAGTCTACGAAATGAAGGACAAGTCTTGGACACCCCGACTAAACCCGTGGAAAAAGTTGAAGTTATTTCGGATGATATAG AATTAATCACCACAGAGGATGTTAAACCAGTGAAGGCGGCTCCTGCTTCTGTCACAATAACTGCAACTGAGCAACCTTCTTCAACTACAAATAGTGAGACC GTTGATCTAACCCTTAGTGACTCAGACGATGATTTACCATTGGCCAAGCGTCGCCCGATTGCCAAGCAAAATGCACAACAACCAGGTGCAACGTCGACGATGAATGGTAATGGCGGTGGTAATCAAAGAGGCATATATATGCCACCAAAAAATG
- the LOC106085267 gene encoding E3 SUMO-protein ligase PIAS2 isoform X7, which produces MRKTRSQTHAENAVLSGSATSSSRSGVVSSSTPSNNPAPSSQQQYQINSSNTQKRSNTQTQSASVSSFVDPSRLKECEEMLSLLRVVELQKILSYLNISFAGRKVDYQRSIIALLRTKFDLVAPKIREVYTQSIVEQQSNQFGPPDPKRMHTPMHMQTHAGMIAAASGAPVGGAQQILNPANVAGMQPGVPQGNNVVPFMHAIPTQMPIHPDVRLKKLAFYDVLGTLIKPSSLVPRNAQRIQEVPFYFTLTPTQATDIASNRDIRNSSKIEHAIQVQLRFCLLETSCDQEDCFPPSVSVKVNNKLCQLPNVIPTNRPNVEPKRPPRPVNVTSNVKLSPTVTNTITVQWCPDYTRGYCIAVYLVKKLTSAQLLQRMKQKGVKPADYTRGLIKEKLTEDADCEIATTMLKVSLNCPLGKMKMSIPCRASTCSHLQCFDASLYLQMNERKPTWNCPVCDKPAVYDNLVIDGYFQEVLASNLLKPDDTEIQLHKDGSWSTHSLRNEGQVLDTPTKPVEKVEVISDDIELITTEDVKPVKAAPASVTITATEQPSSTTNSETVDLTLSDSDDDLPLAKRRPIAKQNAQQPGATSTMNGNGGGNQRGIYMPPKNVY; this is translated from the exons ATGCGTAAGACGCGTTCTCAAACCCATGCAGAAAACGCCGTACTCTCGGGCAGCGCCACGAGCAGTTCGCGTTCCGGAGTGGTATCCTCGTCCACGCCGTCAAATAATCCAGCGCCTTCATCTCAACAACAATACCAAATTAACTCCAGCAATACACAGAAGCGAAGTAATACTCAAACACAGTCGGCGTCCGTATCTAGTTTCGTTGATCCATCTCGCCTTAAG gAATGTGAGGAGATGCTAAGTCTTCTTCGTGTGGTTGAACTACAAAAGATActatcatatttgaatatttccTTTGCGGGACGAAAAGTAGATTACCAAAGAAGTATAATAGCTTTGCTGCGCACCAAGTTCGATTTAGTAGCTCCAAAAATTCGCGAAGTCTATACACAATCTAT AGTTGAACAGCAGTCCAATCAGTTTGGCCCTCCAGACCCTAAAAGAATGCATACACCAATGCACATGCAAACACATGCAGGTATGATTGCTGCAGCTTCCGGCGCTCCTGTGGGCGGTGCACAACAAATATTAAATCCAGCAAACGTAGCTGGTATGCAACCTGGTGTCCCACAGGGCAACAATGTGGTGCCATTTATGCACGCCATACCCACACAGATGCCTATACACCCGGATGTACGTTTAAAAAAGCTTGCATTTTATGATGTTCTGGGCACTTTGATTAAACCATCCTCGCTGGTACCACGCAATGCCCAACGCATACAAGAAGTTCCATTTTATTTCACACTGACGCCAACACAAGCTACAGATATCGCATCGAATCGTGACATACGCAACAGCTCGAAAATCGAACACGCCATACAAGTGCAATTGAGATTTTGTTTGCTAGAAACATCCTGTGATCAAGAGGACTGTTTTCCACCGAGTGTTAGTGTTAAGGTCAATAACAAACTGTGTCAACTGCCG AATGTCATTCCAACTAATCGTCCAAATGTGGAACCTAAGCGACCACCCAGGCCAGTTAATGTTACATCAAATGTTAAACTTTCACCCACAGTCACCAATACGATAACGGTACAGTGGTGTCCCGACTACACACGAGGCTACTGCATTGCTGTATATTTAGTTAAAAAGTTGACTTCGGCCCAGTTGTTGCAAAGAATGAAACAGAAAGGCGTTAAACCTGCGGATTATACCAGAGGTTTAA TCAAAGAGAAACTGACTGAAGATGCTGATTGTGAAATTGCCACCACAATGCTGAAGGTCTCTTTGAATTGTCCTTTGGGTAAAATGAAGATGTCCATACCATGTCGTGCTTCAACATGCTCACATTTGCAATGTTTCGATGCAAGTCTCTACCTGCAAATGAATGAACGCAAACCCACATGGAATTGTCCAGTGTGCGATAAACCTGCTGTTTATGATAATCTTGTTATTGATGG CTACTTCCAAGAAGTGTTGGCGTCAAATCTCCTTAAACCAGACGATACTGAAATACAACTACACAAAGATGGTTCGTGGAGTACTCATAGTCTACGAAATGAAGGACAAGTCTTGGACACCCCGACTAAACCCGTGGAAAAAGTTGAAGTTATTTCGGATGATATAG AATTAATCACCACAGAGGATGTTAAACCAGTGAAGGCGGCTCCTGCTTCTGTCACAATAACTGCAACTGAGCAACCTTCTTCAACTACAAATAGTGAGACC GTTGATCTAACCCTTAGTGACTCAGACGATGATTTACCATTGGCCAAGCGTCGCCCGATTGCCAAGCAAAATGCACAACAACCAGGTGCAACGTCGACGATGAATGGTAATGGCGGTGGTAATCAAAGAGGCATATATATGCCACCAAAAAATG
- the LOC106085267 gene encoding E3 SUMO-protein ligase PIAS2 isoform X3 — MRKTRSQTHAENAVLSGSATSSSRSGVVSSSTPSNNPAPSSQQQYQINSSNTQKRSNTQTQSASVSSFVDPSRLKECEEMLSLLRVVELQKILSYLNISFAGRKVDYQRSIIALLRTKFDLVAPKIREVYTQSIVEQQSNQFGPPDPKRMHTPMHMQTHAGMIAAASGAPVGGAQQILNPANVAGMQPGVPQGNNVVPFMHAIPTQMPIHPDVRLKKLAFYDVLGTLIKPSSLVPRNAQRIQEVPFYFTLTPTQATDIASNRDIRNSSKIEHAIQVQLRFCLLETSCDQEDCFPPSVSVKVNNKLCQLPNVIPTNRPNVEPKRPPRPVNVTSNVKLSPTVTNTITVQWCPDYTRGYCIAVYLVKKLTSAQLLQRMKQKGVKPADYTRGLIKEKLTEDADCEIATTMLKVSLNCPLGKMKMSIPCRASTCSHLQCFDASLYLQMNERKPTWNCPVCDKPAVYDNLVIDGYFQEVLASNLLKPDDTEIQLHKDGSWSTHSLRNEGQVLDTPTKPVEKVEVISDDIELITTEDVKPVKAAPASVTITATEQPSSTTNSETVDLTLSDSDDDLPLAKRRPIAKQNAQQPGATSTMNGNGGGNQRGIYMPPKNGGDLTQDQILMDLRQNNNSSMKATTSSAASSPSLGSAVQRLAHGGGIVTSSTQIANNNTSCADISDM; from the exons ATGCGTAAGACGCGTTCTCAAACCCATGCAGAAAACGCCGTACTCTCGGGCAGCGCCACGAGCAGTTCGCGTTCCGGAGTGGTATCCTCGTCCACGCCGTCAAATAATCCAGCGCCTTCATCTCAACAACAATACCAAATTAACTCCAGCAATACACAGAAGCGAAGTAATACTCAAACACAGTCGGCGTCCGTATCTAGTTTCGTTGATCCATCTCGCCTTAAG gAATGTGAGGAGATGCTAAGTCTTCTTCGTGTGGTTGAACTACAAAAGATActatcatatttgaatatttccTTTGCGGGACGAAAAGTAGATTACCAAAGAAGTATAATAGCTTTGCTGCGCACCAAGTTCGATTTAGTAGCTCCAAAAATTCGCGAAGTCTATACACAATCTAT AGTTGAACAGCAGTCCAATCAGTTTGGCCCTCCAGACCCTAAAAGAATGCATACACCAATGCACATGCAAACACATGCAGGTATGATTGCTGCAGCTTCCGGCGCTCCTGTGGGCGGTGCACAACAAATATTAAATCCAGCAAACGTAGCTGGTATGCAACCTGGTGTCCCACAGGGCAACAATGTGGTGCCATTTATGCACGCCATACCCACACAGATGCCTATACACCCGGATGTACGTTTAAAAAAGCTTGCATTTTATGATGTTCTGGGCACTTTGATTAAACCATCCTCGCTGGTACCACGCAATGCCCAACGCATACAAGAAGTTCCATTTTATTTCACACTGACGCCAACACAAGCTACAGATATCGCATCGAATCGTGACATACGCAACAGCTCGAAAATCGAACACGCCATACAAGTGCAATTGAGATTTTGTTTGCTAGAAACATCCTGTGATCAAGAGGACTGTTTTCCACCGAGTGTTAGTGTTAAGGTCAATAACAAACTGTGTCAACTGCCG AATGTCATTCCAACTAATCGTCCAAATGTGGAACCTAAGCGACCACCCAGGCCAGTTAATGTTACATCAAATGTTAAACTTTCACCCACAGTCACCAATACGATAACGGTACAGTGGTGTCCCGACTACACACGAGGCTACTGCATTGCTGTATATTTAGTTAAAAAGTTGACTTCGGCCCAGTTGTTGCAAAGAATGAAACAGAAAGGCGTTAAACCTGCGGATTATACCAGAGGTTTAA TCAAAGAGAAACTGACTGAAGATGCTGATTGTGAAATTGCCACCACAATGCTGAAGGTCTCTTTGAATTGTCCTTTGGGTAAAATGAAGATGTCCATACCATGTCGTGCTTCAACATGCTCACATTTGCAATGTTTCGATGCAAGTCTCTACCTGCAAATGAATGAACGCAAACCCACATGGAATTGTCCAGTGTGCGATAAACCTGCTGTTTATGATAATCTTGTTATTGATGG CTACTTCCAAGAAGTGTTGGCGTCAAATCTCCTTAAACCAGACGATACTGAAATACAACTACACAAAGATGGTTCGTGGAGTACTCATAGTCTACGAAATGAAGGACAAGTCTTGGACACCCCGACTAAACCCGTGGAAAAAGTTGAAGTTATTTCGGATGATATAG AATTAATCACCACAGAGGATGTTAAACCAGTGAAGGCGGCTCCTGCTTCTGTCACAATAACTGCAACTGAGCAACCTTCTTCAACTACAAATAGTGAGACC GTTGATCTAACCCTTAGTGACTCAGACGATGATTTACCATTGGCCAAGCGTCGCCCGATTGCCAAGCAAAATGCACAACAACCAGGTGCAACGTCGACGATGAATGGTAATGGCGGTGGTAATCAAAGAGGCATATATATGCCACCAAAAAATG